GGGGCGTCGAGCCAGACGTAGAAGTATTTTCCGGGCGCGCCGGGAATCTCGAAACCGAAATACGGCGCGTCGCGCGATATGTCCCAGTCCGACAGCGTGTTGCCGCCGTCGCCGACGCTTTCGTCGCCGAGCCACTCCTTCATCTTGTTTGCCGCTTCGGCCTGCAGGCGGCGAGTGCCGGCAGCGTTCGTGCCGCGCGTCCATTCGCGCAAAAACGCCACGGCGCGCGGGTCGGACAGGCGGAAAAAGTAATGCTCCGACGTCTTCAGCACGGGCTTCGCGCCGGACACGGCCGAGTGCGGGTTCTTGAGCTCGGTCGGTGCGTACGCGGCGCCGCACGCTTCGCAGTTGTCGCCGTACTGGTCGGCCGCCCCGCACTTCGGGCATTCGCCCTTGATGAAGCGGTCCGGCAGGAACATCTCCTTGACCGGATCGTAGAACTGCTCGATCGCGCGGGTATCGATCAACTCCGCGGCCTTGAGCTTCGTATAGACGTCTTCGGCGTAGGCCCGGTTTTCGACGCTGTGAGTGCTGTGGTAATTGTCGAATGCGACGCCGAAGTCGGTGAAGTCACGCAGATGTTCGCCGTGCACGCGCCCGATCAGCGCTTCGGGCGTGATGCCTTCCTTCTCGGCGCGCAGCATGACCGGCGTGCCGTGCGTGTCGTCCGCGCAGACGTAATGCACGGTGTTGCCGCGCATGCGCTGGTAACGCACCCAGATGTCGCCCTGGATGTACCCGACCAGATGACCGAGGTGGATGTCGCCGTTGGCGTACGGGAGGGCGTTGGTGACCAGTATCTTGCGCGGCATGATGGGCGGAAATGGAAAAAGAAAGAGTGTAGCAAAGGCGTCGCCGTTGTCCTGCGACGCCGCGGGAAACGGTCGGTTGCGGACTATTCGAACGGACGCAGGACGATCTCGACGCGCCGGTTCTTCGCGCGTCCCGCCTCGGTCGCGTTGTCGGCGATCGGCTCGGCCTCGCCCTTGCCGTCGGCATGAAGACGAGCAAGCGGGATGCCGCGGCGACGCAGATGCTCCGCGACGGTTTCGGCGCGCTGGATCGAAAGCTGCAGATTGTGCAATTCACTGTCCAGGCTGTCGGTATGACCGAACACGTGGATTTCGACCTCGGACGACGGGACCAAGGCCGATGCGACACGGTCGAGGCTCGGCGTCAGGACCGGTTGGGGCTCGGTGCCGCCGCGCGAAAAGGCTTCTGCGCCGGGCAGCAGCAGTTGCAGGGCGCCATCATCGAGTACCCGGGTCGCGATCTCGCTCGAGCCGCTCAAGCGATTGACGATACGACTGCGTTCGGCGGGCCAGTCGAAGGCGGCGTTCGTCGCGACGGGTACGGCGCGCTGGGCGGGGGTCGCGGCGGCGGGAGGCGCGGTCGCAGTCGTCGTCGCGCACGCCGACAGCAGCGCGCTCACGCCGCTCAGGACGAATAGCGAAAATCGGTTCATGCTGTGAGGAATTCCGGGGGGTGAAGGGAACCAGTGCGGGAATCAGTCCGCTAAGGGGCAGGAATCCGCCCGCCAAGGGGCAGTCCGCCAAGGGCGCATTTTACCGCGTCGGAGACGGCGACAGAATGACCCTGATGAACAAGAGGGTGAGCGGCCTCGCAGGCTTAGGTATGATTTACCTTCTTGAGGCCCGAATCGCGGGCTGCCGATCGCCGAGGATATGCCATCATGAGTCTCACCCAGGAATCTGTCACCGAAGCGCTCAAGGGCGTTGTCGATCCGAACATGGGCAAGGATTTCGTTTCGACGCGCTGCGTCAGGAACGTCACCGTCAGCGGCAGCGACGTCCGCGTCGAACTCGAGCTCGGCTACCCGGCGAAGACACAGCATGAATCGATCCGCGAAATGCTCGCCGCCGCAATCGCGACGATTCCCGGCGCAGGGCGGGTGACGGTCGAGGTGCACAGCAAGGTCGTCGCGCACGCGGTGCAGCAAGGCGTCAAACTGCTGCCGGGCGTGAAGAACATCATCGCCGTCGCTTCGGGGAAAGGAGGCGTCGGCAAGAGCACGACGGCCGTGAACCTTGCGCTTGCGCTGGTGGCAGAAGGGGCGAAAGTGGGCCTTCTCGACGCCGACATCTATGGTCCGTCGCAGCCGCACATGCTCGGCATCGGCGACCAGCGGCCGGAGTCGCTCGACGGCAAGACGATGGAGCCGCTGCAGGCGCACGGCCTGCAGGTGATGTCGATCGGCTTCCTCGTCGATGTCGAGACGCCGATGGTGTGGCGTGGCCCGATGGCGACGCAGGCGCTCAACCAGCTGCTGAAGGAAACCAACTGGAAAGAGCTGGACTACCTCGTCATCGACATGCCGCCGGGCACCGGCGACATCCAGCTCACGCTGTCGCAGAGCGTGCCGCTGACCGGCGCCGTGATCGTCACGACACCCCAGGACATCGCATTGCTCGATGCGCGCAAGGGACTCAAGATGTTCGAGAAGGTGGGCGTGCCGATCATCGGCGTCATCGAAAACATGAGCATCCACATCTGTTCGAATTGCGGTCACGAAGAAGCGATCTTCGGTACTCGCGGAGGCGAGCGCCTGTGCGCCGACTACAACGTGCCTTTCCTCGGCGCGCTGCCGCTCGATCTGCAGATCCGTCAGGAAACCGATGGCGGCGCGCCGACAGTCGTGTCCGATCCTGACGGCCGCATCGCGGAACTCTACAAGGCGATCGCGCGCAAGGTTGCGGCACGCGTGGCGGTCAAGGCGAAGGACATGACGCACAAGTTCCCGAGCATCGTCATCAAGAGCACCTGAAAACGGGCCAGCCATGGAATCGATTTTTCCCGCTTCCGGTCGGGCACCGCTTAGCCTAAACTAGCCGATTTTTCGCGTCCGGCCGGTGCCGGGCCGGCCCGGAGGAAACGCCACCCCATGTCCATCAAGTCCGACAAATGGATTCGCCGCATGGCGGAACAGCAGGGGATGATCGCGCCGTTCGCGCCCGAGTTGGTCCGCCATAACGGCACGGGGAAAATCGTCTCGTACGGCACTTCGAGCTACGGCTATGATGTGCGCTGCGCGAATGAATTCAAGATCTTCACCAACATCAACTCGACGATCGTCGACCCGAAGGATTTCGATGCGCGGAATTTCGTCGATTTCGTCGGCGACGTGTGCATCATTCCGCCGAACTCGTTCGCCCTCGCGCGCACGGTCGAGTATTTTCGCATCCCGCGTAATGTCCTGACGGTGTGCCTGGGCAAGTCGACCTACGCTCGGTGCGGCATCATCGTGAACGTCACGCCGCTGGAACCCGAGTGGGAAGGTCACGTGACGCTCGAATTTTCGAACACCACGCCGCTGCCGGCGAAGATCTACGCGAACGAGGGCATCGCGCAGATGCTTTTCTTCGAGGCGGACGAGGTGTGCGAAACGTCGTACAAGGATCGCGGCGGCAAATATCTCGGCCAGACGGGCGTGACATTGCCGAAAATCTGATTCATCGACTCGCTCCGCTGCACGCGGACCACACGACGAACGGGGCCGGCTGACGGCCCCTTGTGCTTTCCGGTAACCGGGAAGCAGGATTCACAGGGGCATCATGCCCGTTGCCCCAACGCAAGAAGCTGGAGAAGAGGGATGCGCTTTCATTTTCCGATCATCATAATCGACGAGGATTTCCGCTCGGAAAACACGAGCGGTCTCGGCATTCGCGCGCTCGCCAAGGCGATCGAGGAAGAGAGCATGGAAGTGCTCGGTGTCACGAGTTATGGTGACCTCACCTCGTTCGCGCAGCAGCAAAGCCGCGGCTCGGCGTTCATCCTGTCGATCGACGACGAGGAGTTCTCGTCGTCGGAGGCGTCCGACAAGGCGATCGCCGACCTGCGTGCATTTGTCGAGGAGATTCGGTTGCGCAACGCCGACATCCCGATCTTCATCCACGGTGAAACCCGTACCAGCCGGCACATCCCGAACGACGTGCTGCGCGAGCTGCACGGTTTCATCCACATGTTCGAGGACACGCCCGAGTTCGTCGCCCGCTACATCGTGCGCGAAGCGAAAAACTACCTCGAGAGCCTCGCGCCGCCGTTTTTCCGTGCGCTGGTGCATTACGCCGCCGACAGCTCGTATTCGTGGCACTGCCCGGGCCATTCGGGCGGAGTGGCGTTCCTGAAGAGCCCGGTCGGGCAGATGTTCCACCAGTTCTTCGGTGAAAACATGCTGCGCGCGGATGTGTGCAACGCGGTCGAGGAACTCGGTCAGTTGCTCGACCACACCGGCCCGGTGGCTGCTTCCGAACGCAACGCGGCGCGCATCTTCAACTGCGACCATCTCTATTTCGTCACCAACGGCACGTCGACGTCGAACAAGATGGTGTGGCACACCACCGTCGCGCCCGGCGACGTCGTCGTCGTCGATCGCAACTGCCACAAGTCGATTCTCCACTCGATCATCATGACTGGCGCGGTGCCGGTGTTCCTGACGCCGACGCGCAACCATTACGGCATCATCGGTCCGATCCCGCTCGAGGAATTCAGCATCGAGACGATCCGGCGCAAGATCGAGGCGAACCCGTTCGCGCGCCCGAGCGCCGGCAAGAAGCCGCGCATCCTCACGATCACGCAGTCGACGTACGACGGCGTCGTGTACAACGTCGAGACGATCAAGGAGATGCTCGACGGCGAGATCGACACGCTGCACTTCGACGAAGCCTGGCTGCCGCACGCGGCCTTCCATGATTTCTACGGCGATTACCACGCGATCGGCGCCGATCGCCCGCGCTGCGAGCAGTCGATGGTGTTCTCGACGCAGTCGACACACAAGCTGCTGGCCGGGCTGTCCCAGGCTTCGCAGATCCTCGTGCAGGATTCGCAGACCCGCAAGCTCGATCGCGACATCTTCAACGAGGCCTACCTGATGCACACTTCGACGTCGCCGCAATACGCGATCATCGCTTCGTGCGACGTCGCTGCGGCGATGATGGAGCCTCCCGGCGGGCCGGCGTTGGTCGACGAGTCGCTGGCGGAAGCGGTCGAATTCCGCCGCGCGATGCGCAAGGTGGAAGCCGAATTCGGACCCGCCGACTGGTGGTTCAAAGTCTGGGGGCCCGAATACCTGCCCGAGGAGGGCATCGGCGAGCGCGAGGACTGGATGCTCAAGGCCGGCGAACGCTGGCACGGCTTTGGCAATCTCGCGCCGGGTTTCAACATGCTCGACCCGATCAAAGCGACGGTGATCACGCCGGGGCTCGACGTCGACGGCGACTTCGCCGATTCCGGGATTCCGGCCGGGATCCTCACCCGTTATCTCGCCGAGCATGGCATCATCGTCGAAAAGACCGGGTTGTACTCGTTCTTCATCATGTTCACGATCGGCATCACGAAGGGCCGATGGAACACGATGGTGACCGAATTGCAGCAATTCAAGGACGACTACGACCGCAACCAGCCGTTGTGGCGCGTAATGCCGGAATTCATTGCGAAGCATCCGCGCTACGAGAAAGTCGGCCTGAAGGACTTGTGCGCGCAGATCCACAGTTTCTACAAGTCGTACGATATTGCGCGCCTCACGACCGAGATGTATCTGTCGGACATGGTTCCGGCGATGAAGCCGGCCGATGCATTCGCCAAGATGGCGCACCGCGAGATCGAGCGCGTGCCGATCGACGAGCTCGAAGGGCGCGTCACGGCGATGCTCGTCACGCCGTATCCGCCCGGGATCCCGTTACTGATTCCGGGCGAGCGTTTCAACGCGACGATCGTGCGTTATCTGAAGTTCGCGCGTGATTTCAACGCGGGCTTTCCGGGATTCGAAACCGATATCCACGGCCTCGTCAGGGAACATGCAGAGGGGCGGTTCGACTATTACGTCGACTGCGTGCAGGACTGACCCACCGCGCTGAACCGGGAGCGCGCTGGCCAGTTCAGCGTGCCTTGCGCCGATACTCGACGAAGTCGAACGAAAATTCGTTATGCGCGTCTGCGTCGTGCCTTTCGCGCCGCACCTCGTCGAAGTCTCCGCGGTCGAACGCCGGAAAATGCGCATCGCCGGCTACGTCGGCGTGCACTTCCGTAATTAGCAGCGCGTCGGCCCTGTCGAGCAACCGGCGATACAGCTCGGCGCCGCCGATGACGAAGACAGTCTCGTCGCGCGCGACTTCGAGCGCTGCTTCGGGATCCGGAAAAACTTCCGCCCCGGCCGCGGAGTAACTGCGGTCATGCGTGACGACCAGATTGCGTCGAGCCGGTAGCGGCCGCCGCAGCGATTCCCAGGTTTT
The window above is part of the Azoarcus sp. PA01 genome. Proteins encoded here:
- the apbC gene encoding iron-sulfur cluster carrier protein ApbC, whose translation is MSLTQESVTEALKGVVDPNMGKDFVSTRCVRNVTVSGSDVRVELELGYPAKTQHESIREMLAAAIATIPGAGRVTVEVHSKVVAHAVQQGVKLLPGVKNIIAVASGKGGVGKSTTAVNLALALVAEGAKVGLLDADIYGPSQPHMLGIGDQRPESLDGKTMEPLQAHGLQVMSIGFLVDVETPMVWRGPMATQALNQLLKETNWKELDYLVIDMPPGTGDIQLTLSQSVPLTGAVIVTTPQDIALLDARKGLKMFEKVGVPIIGVIENMSIHICSNCGHEEAIFGTRGGERLCADYNVPFLGALPLDLQIRQETDGGAPTVVSDPDGRIAELYKAIARKVAARVAVKAKDMTHKFPSIVIKST
- a CDS encoding dihydrofolate reductase produces the protein MSASKGQVIIIAATARNGVIGRDNQLPWRLKADLARFKETTIGHPVLMGRKTWESLRRPLPARRNLVVTHDRSYSAAGAEVFPDPEAALEVARDETVFVIGGAELYRRLLDRADALLITEVHADVAGDAHFPAFDRGDFDEVRRERHDADAHNEFSFDFVEYRRKAR
- a CDS encoding OmpA family protein, whose translation is MNRFSLFVLSGVSALLSACATTTATAPPAAATPAQRAVPVATNAAFDWPAERSRIVNRLSGSSEIATRVLDDGALQLLLPGAEAFSRGGTEPQPVLTPSLDRVASALVPSSEVEIHVFGHTDSLDSELHNLQLSIQRAETVAEHLRRRGIPLARLHADGKGEAEPIADNATEAGRAKNRRVEIVLRPFE
- the dcd gene encoding dCTP deaminase; the protein is MSIKSDKWIRRMAEQQGMIAPFAPELVRHNGTGKIVSYGTSSYGYDVRCANEFKIFTNINSTIVDPKDFDARNFVDFVGDVCIIPPNSFALARTVEYFRIPRNVLTVCLGKSTYARCGIIVNVTPLEPEWEGHVTLEFSNTTPLPAKIYANEGIAQMLFFEADEVCETSYKDRGGKYLGQTGVTLPKI
- a CDS encoding arginine/lysine/ornithine decarboxylase; protein product: MRFHFPIIIIDEDFRSENTSGLGIRALAKAIEEESMEVLGVTSYGDLTSFAQQQSRGSAFILSIDDEEFSSSEASDKAIADLRAFVEEIRLRNADIPIFIHGETRTSRHIPNDVLRELHGFIHMFEDTPEFVARYIVREAKNYLESLAPPFFRALVHYAADSSYSWHCPGHSGGVAFLKSPVGQMFHQFFGENMLRADVCNAVEELGQLLDHTGPVAASERNAARIFNCDHLYFVTNGTSTSNKMVWHTTVAPGDVVVVDRNCHKSILHSIIMTGAVPVFLTPTRNHYGIIGPIPLEEFSIETIRRKIEANPFARPSAGKKPRILTITQSTYDGVVYNVETIKEMLDGEIDTLHFDEAWLPHAAFHDFYGDYHAIGADRPRCEQSMVFSTQSTHKLLAGLSQASQILVQDSQTRKLDRDIFNEAYLMHTSTSPQYAIIASCDVAAAMMEPPGGPALVDESLAEAVEFRRAMRKVEAEFGPADWWFKVWGPEYLPEEGIGEREDWMLKAGERWHGFGNLAPGFNMLDPIKATVITPGLDVDGDFADSGIPAGILTRYLAEHGIIVEKTGLYSFFIMFTIGITKGRWNTMVTELQQFKDDYDRNQPLWRVMPEFIAKHPRYEKVGLKDLCAQIHSFYKSYDIARLTTEMYLSDMVPAMKPADAFAKMAHREIERVPIDELEGRVTAMLVTPYPPGIPLLIPGERFNATIVRYLKFARDFNAGFPGFETDIHGLVREHAEGRFDYYVDCVQD